The nucleotide window ATGCGCCTGGACGTCAGGGCGCCTTGGGCATTCATGAAGGCTGTCGCCAGCGACGCCAGGCGCAGCGCCTGCTCGTCGTCCTTTGTACGACCCTCGACGGACTCCCGTGACCCCTTGCCCACACGCCCCTCCCCGCCCACCGCCACCGCAAAGCGTGTTCCCCTCGCGGAATATGGGTGCCATCAGCCTATTTGAGACGTCGTGCCTACGACAACTCGCATGATAAGACGTATACTCGGACAAATGAACGTCGGAAGGCCCTACTTGCCTTGTGCAAAGGACGTATAGCATGCCAAACTCACGCACCTACCTTGACTATCTGAACGAGAAGATAGACATCTCGCCCGCCAACAGCCAGGAGGAGCTGGAGGCCGCGGAGCTCGTCCGGTCACTCATGGACGAGCACGGCCTCGAGACGACCGTGCAGGACTTCACCGTGCCGGCTGCGGGGGACCTCCCCCACAACGTGCTCTACGTGGTCATGTTCCTGGGTATGCTCCTCTCGGGCATCCTGGGCAGTGCCGTGGGCCTGGTGGGCCTGCTGCTTGTCATCGCGGCACTAGCCCTGCTTGTGGCCGAGTTCAGCGGTCATGACCTCCTGGGCAGGCTTGGTCCCGCCGCACGCAGCCAGAACGTGATCGGCGTCCATCGCGCGACAGGCCCCCTCGTCGTCAAGGGTAACCGTCCCATCGTCATAGTCGCACACTACGACAGCCCCAACGAGGGACTGCTCTACCAGCCCCAGCTGGCCCGCTATCAGGTCCCCCTGCGCCGTGCGCGCTTTCTCTGCGTCATCGTCGTCTCTGTGCTCTCCCTGCTCCAGGCCATGCCCTTCCTGCCCACCACGGCCCGTCATGTCCTTTGGGTGCTGGGCATCCTGGCGTCGCTTCCCCTGTTGATAGTGGGCGTCTCCACGATCTACGCGCGCTTTGCCCCCTGCACCACGGGAGCCAATGACAACAAGGCCTCCATCGCGGCGATGCTCGGCGTCATGGATGCCGTGCGTCCCGCTGGGGATGAGGCGAAGCGCTATATGGAGCTTCACCCCCATACCGAGCCGGAACCCGAGCCCGTGGTCGAACCCGAGCCCGAGGATTACCCCGCCGCGCCCCTGCCCGTGTCGGGCCCCCGTCCCGGGCTTGATCTGGCGTCGGAGGAAGATCCTGCTTCCCCCCAGGCGGACGGGGACATCCCGTCTGTTTCGGATGAAGGTTCGTCCCCCGTCGGGGAGGCGCCGACACACGAACCTCCCGCTGCCCCCGCCCCCATGCCATCGGTGGATCGCGGGGGGCTTGTCGACTGGGGCGGCGTACGCCGTGGTCCAGAACTCATGCAGAGCCTGAACATCCTTCCGCCCGAGTGCGAGATCGTGTATCAGGAGCCGCCTGTCCCCAAGGTCGACCCCGCCACCCTCCCGGAGATCCCCCGGTTCACCGACAAGGACTTCGCCGATGAGCTGAACACGAAGTATGGCCTGGATGGCATCGGTTCCACGGCAGCTCCGTCGGAGGAGGGGTCGTCCCTCCCCGACGGAGAGCCCCCGTCTCAGACGACGCGACCCGAGCGCCACACGGGCTACGTGCCATCGTTCTTCTCACAGGCAAAGGGCAGGGCAGAGCATCCCGACACCCGCATCCGCCTGGGGAAGGGTTATGCCGGCAAGCCTGCCCAAGACGCGTTGCCCTCACCGGGACGCGACGAATACCCCACCTTCGACGAGGACTACCTTGTCGCCGAGTACGAAGTCATCGAGGATCCCACCAGTTCGCAAGAGGAGCCCTCTTCGCATCCGGACATCGTCACGCCCCTCGAGGAGACCATCGCTCCCTCGGGTGCTGCAGATGCCGACGTCGCCGCTGGCGTTGCCGACGCACTGGGGGTCCCCGACGCCACCGGCGCGCCTGCGGACGCCGCAACGTCTGCCGGTGTGATGGAGCAACCCACCCTCGAGCGGCCAGCGCCTGAGGTGACCAAGCCCTCCGTCCCCATGAATGTCCCCGAGGTCACGGCGACCACCCCTCCGCAGACGTTCGAGACGGAGTACAACTACTATGAGCCCACCTCGGCCGCCGACACCGTCGTGTCCGAGCCGGTCTCCGATCAGGTCACGCCTATCGAGGGGTTGCCCACCATCGAAGAGGCCCCCGAGGGCCTGGACGCGGAGGCAACGTCGTCGACAGGCCCCATGTCGCAAGACGCCAAGGCCAACGATGCCCTTCCCTTGTCTGCGTCCGGGACCGAGCCCACGTCTGGGGTGTCTCCCGCATCCGAGGAAACGCCTCCCGAGGTCCCGGGTGCTCCCGCATCCGCATCCGGCTTCGTCCCAGCCGTCCGTTCCGCCTGGGGCCGCCTCGTCGGCGGCATCCGCAGGCATACTCTCCCTGCCACCAGCGAGCCCTCGGCAAGCTCCGAGAATGAGGTCGGGGCGACATCGGGGGAAGCTCCCCTGGCCGAGTGGGAGCCCATCGGGTCACCCGAGCCAACCGAGGCCACCTCGCCCATGGCGGCCTCCGACGACGTCGAGGGTGACGACGCGGCCGAGAGAGGCGTGGTGCCTGCGACTGAGTCCGTCGGGCACGGCCGCGCTTCAGATTCCGAGACTGACCCTGGCTCCGGCGAGGAGCCTGTCGACGAGCCAATGGGGGAGGGGGCCGACGACGGGTCGACCGAGCACGATCCTGCAGCGTCCGACCCCGCCGCCACCATCGCGATTTCGGCGGCCACGCTCTCCATCGACGAAGACATTCCCGAGAGCGAGCTCGCCTCCAAGGACGCCACCGGCCTCGACACGCTCTCCGACGACCTCCCCTCGTCCCAGGATAGCGCCGATGAGGGAGACCGCCCCGCCGCTGTCGATGACCCCAACTGGGGCACGAGCGAGTTTCGTCCCGCCGAGCCCAACCTCGCCCGCCGCGCGGTCCTGTTCGACCTGCCCGACCCGTCCGAAGCCACGAGCGACCCGTTCGTGACGGACCCCGACGCCTCCGGTACCATGCCCCGGGCCTTTGACAACGTGCTCGTGAGGGGGACCGCCTCCACCAAGCTGCAACCCCGTTACGCAAGGGACAGCCAGCCGCGTGGAACACGCGAGACCATAGGCCTTCTGACCGGCTCCGAGGTGGGGATGCACTCTCAGGCGGCCCGACCCAAGGCAAGTGACGCCCGCCAGGCAGGCAAGAGGCGCCTCCGCTTCTTCGGCCACAGGGGCGATGCACGGCCCCAGCAGGAATCCCTGAGCGAGTGGCTGGGAGTCGAGGAGGACTACGACGCCAAGAAGGACGGCCGCGCCATCGGCAACTGGGACAACTTCGACAAGGCCGATGGGGAGACCAAGGTCGACCCCAGCGAGGGGTCCGGTGAGCCCCCCCGTCGCGGCGACTGGAAGGGTGGCGCCACCACGCGCTCGGACCTTCATGTGGTGGAGGGGGCCGACCCCACGGCCGAGGTTCCCCCTGACGCGCAGGTGATCGAGGCCCAGTCGCCCGAGGAGATGGAGCAGCTCCGTGAGGCCATCCTCGGCATGGGTGACGACGAGCTCGTCTCGCACGACGTCTGGTTCGTGGCCCTGGGCGCCTCGAGCCTACGCCGCGCCGGCATCAAGGAGTTCCTGGCGGGCTTCCGTCGTGACATCCGTGGGTCCTTCCTGGTCAACCTGGACTCCGTCGGGGCGGGTGACGTGACGCTCCTCACGAGCGAGGGCGCAGGCAAGACGCGCCGCGCCGACCGTCGCATGGTCAGGATGCTCATGGGCATCGCCGATGACCTTCACATTCCCGTGAAGCGCTCGCGCTACGACTGGGCATCGACAGACGCCACCCCTGCGATGCAGGCCTCGGTGCGTGCCGTGACGGTCATGGGTATGACCGACGACCGTCTGCCCGCGCTGTCCCACACCGCCGACGACACGCCCGAGAATATCGACCAGGGTCAGGTTGCTGCGGTGAGCGACATGCTCTGCGAGCTGATCCGCCGTTCGTAGACCTACCGCACCCATAGGAGCTGTGATAGAATCTCCTCTCGTACGCGGGCATCGCCAAGTGGTAAGGCAATGGCTTCCCAAGCCATCATCCGCGGGTTCGAATCCCGTTGCCCGCTCCATGGAGTGACAGGGGCCCTGCGGGGCCCCTTTTGTGAGAAGGGGTTCCATGAGCGCTCCCATGACGTCGGAAGAGTGCCTGCGTGCCATGGAGGGACTTTCCGTCCGGGTTGAGGGTTACGCCGAGCTCATCGTACGTCGGGGTTGCGCCCTTCGCCCTGGTCAGGAGCTGGTGCTGCAGGCCCCCGTCGAGCGCGCGGACTTCGCCCGCCTGGTCGTTTCCCAGGCTTATGCCGCAGGCGCGGGGCATGTGACCGTCATCTGGGATGACGATGCCATCACGCGCATGGACTACGAGAACGTCCCCCTCGAGTACTTCTCCCACACGCCCTCGTGGAGGCGGGAGCAGCTCGACTCTCTGGCCGAGGGAGGTGCGGCCTTCCTCTTCCTGGAGGGCGCGGACCCATCGGCTCTCGACGGCATCGACCCCGCCAAGCCCGCTGCGGCCTCCCGTGCGCGCAACACGGAGTGCGTGGCGTTTCGCAGCGGGATGGACTTCGGCAGGAATGCCTGGTGCATCGCGGGCGTGCCCGTCCGCGCGTGGGCCCGCCGCGTCTACCCCGGCCTCTCCGACGACGAGTCCGTGTATCGGCTGTGGAGGACCATCCTCGCTGTCGCGCGCGCCGACGGCGAGGACCCGCAGGGCGCCTGGGAGGCGCATAACGCCACGTTCGAGAAGAACAAGCGTCGCCTGAACGCGTACTCCCTCGATTGTCTGCACTACCTCTCGAGAAACGGCACCGACCTCACGATCGGCATGAATCCCGGACATGTCTGGGAGGGCGGTGCAGGCCACCTGGCGGATGGCACCACGTTCTTTCCCAACATTCCCACCGAGGAGGTCTTTACCTCGCCTGACCGCCTTCGTGCCGACGGCATCGTCCACTCGGCCATGCCCCTCGTGCATGCGGGCTGTGTGGTGAGCGACTTCTGGTTTAGGTTCGAGGCGGGCAGGGTCGTCGACTTCGGGGCCAAAAGCGGCAAGGACGTCCTCAGTCACATCGTCGAAACGGACGAGAACAGCTGCCGCCTGGGTGAGTGCGCGCTCATCTCGAAGAACACTCCCATACGCCAGACAGGCATCCTCTTCTATGACACGCTGTACGACGAAAACGCAAGCTGTCATTTGGCCCTAGGGACAGGGTTCCCGGAGTGCTTGCCCGGCGGCCTTAACATGGACAGGGGACAGCTGCTGGCTGCGGGTGTGAACCAGTCCAGCACGCACGTCGACTTCATGATTGGCTCCGACGACCTGGACGTCTGGGGCATCACCGCGGCCGGTGAGGAGGTCCCCGTGTTCACGGAGGGCCAATGGGCCTGGGAGAACGAGTAGGGGCCGCCCATGGTATGATTTTGCGGACGCGCGGCTCCTCGCTCGTCCGTGCCGGGTCGTTAGCTCAGTTGGTAGAGCAGGGGACTTTTAATCCCAAGGTCGTGGGTTCGAGACCCACACGACCCACCATCTAAAACACGAGGTCAGAGGTGTGAAACCTCCGATCTTTTTATACCTGTATAAACAAAACGAGAACCACTATGAACCGCCAAGGCTCTCACCTAGGGCCTGTGCACGCCGAAAGCCGATAACCTGGGTCCTGGTAGGTGCAAAAGAAACATGGCAAGGTACATTTCTGGTGTAGAGGACGCAATCATTAGACCACGCAGGCGCATCTGCGTTAAAAATTTGGGTCGGTGGAGTCATGCCGGCCTCAGCTCATGCACGCGACAATTGACCCATCGGAAAGACGAGGCCTTAGGTATAGGGGTAATCTATGGGTGCTAACTGGGTAGTCTGCTCCACCGCCGTTACGTTTGGGCGCAGTGCCAAGGAGCCTGTGCAGAGACTTGAATCGGCAGGCTGTGAGGTTCGGCTAAATCCATATGGACGTCCGTTGGACAAAAAGGAAATGTATGAGTTCGCTCGCGATGCTGACGCGATCATTCTAGGTAACGACGATCTTCCGGCAAGTGTCATCAAAAGACTCAAGAAGCTCAAGATAATTGCCCGTTACGGCGTGGGTTTTGACGGGGTCGATATAAGCGAGGCACGCGAACGTGGCATCGAGGTGACCTACGCTCCGGCCGCCAACAGGGAAGAGACGGCCGACTTTACCCTTGGTCTGATTCTTGACCTTGAGAGGCACATCTCTCAGATGGTTATCGACACTCGAGCTGGGCTATGGAACAAACGTACTGGAACCAGCCTATACGGCAAGACAATCGGCATTATAGGCGTGGGTCAGATCGGCACTGCAGTTGCCCGCCGCGCCATGGGCTTCGGGATGGACATCCTCGGCTACGATATTGAACAGCGTAATGAGGCGACGGTCTATGGTGTTGTGTATACCACGCTAAATGACCTGCTCCGACGTTCCGACGTGATCACCATCCACCTTCCCCTAGATGACTCCACGCGCAACCTCATCGGGTCGCGCGAACTGCGCTTGGTAAAGTCGGGCTCTATCCTTATTAACACGGCACGCGCTGGCATCGTTAAGCACGGGGCGCTTGATCATGCGCTGCAGACAGGCGCTCTCGCAGGCTTTGCCATTGACGTTTTCAGCAAGGAGCCGCCCGAGCATCAACCGTATTACGACTATGAAAACGTGTTGGTTACACCTCACATTGCGGGCAATACGTACGAGAGCAGCCTTCGCATGGGCAACGTCGTTGTGGATAACGTTCTTGCAGTCAAGGACGGCGCACAACCGCCTGATCCCGTGACTCCGCAACACCTATACGAAAGCATGCTGAGCATGGGCGTGAAGGCCATGTTTGGGCGGGACAAAAGGGTGCCACAACAAGCATTGTGTGACTAGGGCAGGTCCGAGCGATCACCTGATTGCCGCGTATGCATCCGTGCTGCCCTTCCTAAGGGACGACTCCCCTCCCTTCAATCGGGCAATAAACAAAAATATACACTTTAGTGTGATATCTATACATTTAAAAAGCCAAGTCATCTAAACAAATAAGTGTAGAAATAATGAAAGACTTATTCTTAATAAAATATATATACGTAAAGTAAAAATGTTTTAGCAGATAATTTAAGAAAAATACACTTAATTTAATACATATTATACGTCAAAATAATTGAACGTTGTTGCTATGAAGAAAATATGTTCTAATTCTGATAAAGAAACAAAATATACAACTAAAGAAATACAGTGTCCAAATTTACAGAGGGGACTACAGCTTGATTGACTCCAGTATCGTCACATACCCCAAAGTTACGGCTATTTTGAGGGGGTACGACTATGACCAGGTGCGTTGTGTGGTCAAGAATATGGTGGGCACCAGGTTGGGTGCGGTAGAGGTTGCCATGAACACTCCTGGGGCCCCGCAAATCATCCAGAAGGTGGCCGAGGAGTTCGGTGATGACATCCTAGTTGGTGCAGGTACTGTGATCTCAGCAGAGCGTGCGAAAGCGGCGGTTCGGGTTGGTGCCAAGTTCGCGCTCTCGCCCATCTGCTTTACTGAGGAAATCTTCCGTATCTGTAAGGACGGTGGCCTCATGACAGTCCCGTCCGCCTTCACTCCCAGCGAAGTTTGGAACATGTTCCAGATGGGTGCTGACATCGTAAAGGTTTTTCCTGCTGGAACCCTTGGCCCCCAATACGTCAAGGATATCCAAGCACCCCTTAATTCCATGCCACTTATGGTGGTGGGGGGGGTCAATGCGGACAACTGCCAGGAGTTTTTTGACAACGGAGCGACTTATGCGGGTATTGGTTCGGGCATCTTCCAGCACCGACACATCATTCAAATGGATAGCGAGGGATTAAAGGCCGACATCCAGGCATTCGAGAAGAAGGTCCGTTGGTAGTGGTGTCTCGATTGCGCGATTAGGAGGATTTTGATGGCAATGAAGCTCTTTACTGAAGACGTTTTCTTGAATGTTGATGTGAAGTCAGATTCCGATGTGTTGAGCTTCATGGCCCGGCATTTGCTCAAGGAGGGGAAGGTTAAGAAGGGGTATGAAGAGCATTTGCTTGCGCGTGAGTTCGACTACCCCACAGGTCTTTATCTTGGTGAAATTAATGTTGCTATTCCCCATACAGACTATCAGTACGCCAACACGACCCAAGTTGCCATAGCAACCCTAAGCAACCCTGTTCTTTGGCGCAGTATGGAAGACCCAGACGAGACTCTGAGTGTTTCTGTAGTCGTATTGTCTATTTTCGACCATCCAGAGCATCAGCTTAAGGTGCTCCAACAGATCATGGGCGTCCTACAAAACCAGGAGTGTGTTGCGGAGATCACGAAGGCCACCACTCCACAACAAGTAATATCTGCGTTCGAGAAAAAGGAGCGATAGGAGATGGAAAAGAAAACCGTAATCGTTTGCTGTGCATCATCCATGATTACCTCCACTATGGCTGTGGCTAAGGTCAAGGAGGTTGCGGCTTCTATTGGCGCTCCTGAACCAAAAATAATCCAGTGCAAGTTTTCTGAGGTACAAGGCAATCTTGTATCTAACAGGGTCGACTTCATTGTTCCGACCGGCAAGCTCAAGGGCGTCGAAACAGGCGGCATACCCGTGGTCAAGGGAACTGCATTCATTACCGGCATTGGCGAGGACAAGGCCAAAGCAAAGATAGCCGAATGGCTACAAGCGCAATAAACATCTAATAGTGGTTGGAAGGAAAGAAAAATGGAGATTATCGTTACGACGCTCCAGACCGTAGCGTCTATGGGCCCCATGGTCATGATGCCGCTCATTATCTTGGTGCTTGGCCTAATCTTTCGCGTTAAGGCCAACATTCTATTGAAGTCCGCTCTTCTTGTTGGCATTGGCTTTGCCGGTGTCAATATGGTTATCAACTGGTTTGTATCGCAGGTCGCCGGTTCTGTTTCTGGTATGGTCGCCAACTGGGGCATCCAAACTTCCATTATGGATGTGGGCTGGCCCGCGCGCGCGGCTGCCACTTGGGCATTTCCCTTGGCTGCCGTTGTCGTTTTTGTTGTGCTCGGCGCCAACGCTCTGATGCTCCTTACTAAGACCACCAAGACCGTTATGGTTGATTTCTGGTCATACAACCACTTCATCTTTACCGGCGCTCTGGTCTGGTATGCCACCAACGGCAATCCTTGGGTCTCTATCATCGCTGCCGCCGTTGACTTCATCATTACGATTAAGATCGCTGACTGGACTACTCCGGTTGTTGAAGATTACTTTGAGCTTGAGGGGGTTAACTTCCCAACCTCAAACTCCGTGATCTGGGCGCCTGTCTCATTTGCCCTCAACAAGCTCTGGGATGTGATTCCTGGCATCAATAGGATTGATGTCAACCCCAAGGGCGTTCAGGAAAAGTTCGGTTTTGTTGGCGAGCCCATGTTCATGGGCTTTATCATCGGTGCCGCCATTGGCATCCTTGCCGGTGACTCCGTTGACACGATTCTCATAGTTGCTATGAGCACCGCCGTCACAATGGTTCTCACTCCAAAGATGATGCAGATTCTGATGGAGGGACTGCTTCCGTTTGCCGATGCAGTTAAGGACATCCTCCAGAAAAAGTTTCCTGGAACAAACTTCACTATGGGTGTTGACGCTGCCCTGACTATCGCTAACGAGTCTGCAATTACCGTAGGCATCATCATGGTCCCCATCACCTTGCTTCTCGCCGCAGTACTTCCGGGAAACAAGCTCCTTCCGATTGCAGACATTGCGTATCAAGCCATGTGGCTCTCTGCTTGGCCGGTAGCTTTTGGCAAGGGCAACATCTTCCGCGGCATCCTTTCGACCGTCATTATCACCTGCATTGTTCTTTGGATTGCAACTGCGCTCGCCCCCGTTCACACCCAGCTTGCCATCTCTGGCGGGTTTGTGCTTCCCGACGGCATGCAGTTCATTTCGACCGAGGACGCTGGCGAGCATGTCATCGGCTTTATCTCCCAATGGCTTGCGGGTTTCATTGGTTAAGCGATGCGTCCAAGAACCGCATCTGACGAGGCGAGGTCATGCTGGCCTCGCCTCGTTTAAGAAGAAGGAGGTTGTGTACCTTGAAGATAACGAGTGTCAAGATTTATGAGGTAAAGCCTCGCTGGATCTTTTGCAAAGTATCGACTGATGAGGGAATAGTCGGCTGGGGAGAAATGATCTCTGGCACCAAGACCCGTACAGTTGTGGAGGGTACAAAGGAGCTTGCCGACCGCATAGTTGGGCGCGACCCATTTGAGATTGAACGACTTTGGCAAGAGCTTCATCGTTCGTTCTTCCGCGGTGGCCCTATTAACGGGACCATAGTCTCTGGCCTTGAGATGGCGCTATGGGACATCAAGGGCAAGGCTTTCGACGTGCCCGTGTGGCAGCTTCTTGGCGGAAGGGCCCGTGATAGGATTCGCGTCTACTCATGGGTCGGAGGGGATCGTCCCTCTGATGTCGCGAATGAAGCGATGGATCGTTTGAGCCGTGGATTCCGCGCAATAAAAATGAACGCAGTAGAGGAACTTCACTACGTTGATACGTACGACAAAGTGAAGTCAGCTGTTGACAGGATTGCTTCCATCAGGGATGTATGTGGCGACGATATTGAGGTCGGAATCGATTTCCATGGTCGCGTACACAGGCCGATGGCAAAGGTCCTTGCCAACGCACTCGTGCCATATCATCCCATGTTCATCGAAGAGCCGGTCTTGCCCGAGAACTGGGAATCCTTTGCAAGCCTTGCTGCCGAGGTGCCCATCCCAATTGCTACGGGAGAGCGACTTTATACCCGCTGGGAGTACAAGCGTCTGCTTGTCCAAGGGGCGGTAGACATTGTTCAGCCTGATGTATCCATGTGTGGAGGTATCCTCGAGGCTCGAAAGATTATTGGAATGGCCGAAGCGTTTGATGTTGCTGCAGCTCCACATGCGCCATACGGTCCCATCGCTTTGGCAGCGACGCTCCAAGTTGATGTCTGCTCCCCAAACGTGTTTATCCAAGAGCAGAG belongs to Olsenella uli DSM 7084 and includes:
- a CDS encoding PTS galactitol transporter subunit IIC, with protein sequence MEIIVTTLQTVASMGPMVMMPLIILVLGLIFRVKANILLKSALLVGIGFAGVNMVINWFVSQVAGSVSGMVANWGIQTSIMDVGWPARAAATWAFPLAAVVVFVVLGANALMLLTKTTKTVMVDFWSYNHFIFTGALVWYATNGNPWVSIIAAAVDFIITIKIADWTTPVVEDYFELEGVNFPTSNSVIWAPVSFALNKLWDVIPGINRIDVNPKGVQEKFGFVGEPMFMGFIIGAAIGILAGDSVDTILIVAMSTAVTMVLTPKMMQILMEGLLPFADAVKDILQKKFPGTNFTMGVDAALTIANESAITVGIIMVPITLLLAAVLPGNKLLPIADIAYQAMWLSAWPVAFGKGNIFRGILSTVIITCIVLWIATALAPVHTQLAISGGFVLPDGMQFISTEDAGEHVIGFISQWLAGFIG
- a CDS encoding bifunctional 4-hydroxy-2-oxoglutarate aldolase/2-dehydro-3-deoxy-phosphogluconate aldolase, with translation MIDSSIVTYPKVTAILRGYDYDQVRCVVKNMVGTRLGAVEVAMNTPGAPQIIQKVAEEFGDDILVGAGTVISAERAKAAVRVGAKFALSPICFTEEIFRICKDGGLMTVPSAFTPSEVWNMFQMGADIVKVFPAGTLGPQYVKDIQAPLNSMPLMVVGGVNADNCQEFFDNGATYAGIGSGIFQHRHIIQMDSEGLKADIQAFEKKVRW
- a CDS encoding M28 family peptidase — encoded protein: MPNSRTYLDYLNEKIDISPANSQEELEAAELVRSLMDEHGLETTVQDFTVPAAGDLPHNVLYVVMFLGMLLSGILGSAVGLVGLLLVIAALALLVAEFSGHDLLGRLGPAARSQNVIGVHRATGPLVVKGNRPIVIVAHYDSPNEGLLYQPQLARYQVPLRRARFLCVIVVSVLSLLQAMPFLPTTARHVLWVLGILASLPLLIVGVSTIYARFAPCTTGANDNKASIAAMLGVMDAVRPAGDEAKRYMELHPHTEPEPEPVVEPEPEDYPAAPLPVSGPRPGLDLASEEDPASPQADGDIPSVSDEGSSPVGEAPTHEPPAAPAPMPSVDRGGLVDWGGVRRGPELMQSLNILPPECEIVYQEPPVPKVDPATLPEIPRFTDKDFADELNTKYGLDGIGSTAAPSEEGSSLPDGEPPSQTTRPERHTGYVPSFFSQAKGRAEHPDTRIRLGKGYAGKPAQDALPSPGRDEYPTFDEDYLVAEYEVIEDPTSSQEEPSSHPDIVTPLEETIAPSGAADADVAAGVADALGVPDATGAPADAATSAGVMEQPTLERPAPEVTKPSVPMNVPEVTATTPPQTFETEYNYYEPTSAADTVVSEPVSDQVTPIEGLPTIEEAPEGLDAEATSSTGPMSQDAKANDALPLSASGTEPTSGVSPASEETPPEVPGAPASASGFVPAVRSAWGRLVGGIRRHTLPATSEPSASSENEVGATSGEAPLAEWEPIGSPEPTEATSPMAASDDVEGDDAAERGVVPATESVGHGRASDSETDPGSGEEPVDEPMGEGADDGSTEHDPAASDPAATIAISAATLSIDEDIPESELASKDATGLDTLSDDLPSSQDSADEGDRPAAVDDPNWGTSEFRPAEPNLARRAVLFDLPDPSEATSDPFVTDPDASGTMPRAFDNVLVRGTASTKLQPRYARDSQPRGTRETIGLLTGSEVGMHSQAARPKASDARQAGKRRLRFFGHRGDARPQQESLSEWLGVEEDYDAKKDGRAIGNWDNFDKADGETKVDPSEGSGEPPRRGDWKGGATTRSDLHVVEGADPTAEVPPDAQVIEAQSPEEMEQLREAILGMGDDELVSHDVWFVALGASSLRRAGIKEFLAGFRRDIRGSFLVNLDSVGAGDVTLLTSEGAGKTRRADRRMVRMLMGIADDLHIPVKRSRYDWASTDATPAMQASVRAVTVMGMTDDRLPALSHTADDTPENIDQGQVAAVSDMLCELIRRS
- a CDS encoding aminopeptidase translates to MSAPMTSEECLRAMEGLSVRVEGYAELIVRRGCALRPGQELVLQAPVERADFARLVVSQAYAAGAGHVTVIWDDDAITRMDYENVPLEYFSHTPSWRREQLDSLAEGGAAFLFLEGADPSALDGIDPAKPAAASRARNTECVAFRSGMDFGRNAWCIAGVPVRAWARRVYPGLSDDESVYRLWRTILAVARADGEDPQGAWEAHNATFEKNKRRLNAYSLDCLHYLSRNGTDLTIGMNPGHVWEGGAGHLADGTTFFPNIPTEEVFTSPDRLRADGIVHSAMPLVHAGCVVSDFWFRFEAGRVVDFGAKSGKDVLSHIVETDENSCRLGECALISKNTPIRQTGILFYDTLYDENASCHLALGTGFPECLPGGLNMDRGQLLAAGVNQSSTHVDFMIGSDDLDVWGITAAGEEVPVFTEGQWAWENE
- the dgoD gene encoding galactonate dehydratase, translated to MKITSVKIYEVKPRWIFCKVSTDEGIVGWGEMISGTKTRTVVEGTKELADRIVGRDPFEIERLWQELHRSFFRGGPINGTIVSGLEMALWDIKGKAFDVPVWQLLGGRARDRIRVYSWVGGDRPSDVANEAMDRLSRGFRAIKMNAVEELHYVDTYDKVKSAVDRIASIRDVCGDDIEVGIDFHGRVHRPMAKVLANALVPYHPMFIEEPVLPENWESFASLAAEVPIPIATGERLYTRWEYKRLLVQGAVDIVQPDVSMCGGILEARKIIGMAEAFDVAAAPHAPYGPIALAATLQVDVCSPNVFIQEQSLGIHYNQGFDLLDFIQNKDVFEFTDGYIRVPTEPGLGLVMDEEKIQAVSAEGLIWRNPSWRNYDGTIAEW
- a CDS encoding PTS sugar transporter subunit IIA; the protein is MAMKLFTEDVFLNVDVKSDSDVLSFMARHLLKEGKVKKGYEEHLLAREFDYPTGLYLGEINVAIPHTDYQYANTTQVAIATLSNPVLWRSMEDPDETLSVSVVVLSIFDHPEHQLKVLQQIMGVLQNQECVAEITKATTPQQVISAFEKKER
- a CDS encoding phosphoglycerate dehydrogenase, producing the protein MGANWVVCSTAVTFGRSAKEPVQRLESAGCEVRLNPYGRPLDKKEMYEFARDADAIILGNDDLPASVIKRLKKLKIIARYGVGFDGVDISEARERGIEVTYAPAANREETADFTLGLILDLERHISQMVIDTRAGLWNKRTGTSLYGKTIGIIGVGQIGTAVARRAMGFGMDILGYDIEQRNEATVYGVVYTTLNDLLRRSDVITIHLPLDDSTRNLIGSRELRLVKSGSILINTARAGIVKHGALDHALQTGALAGFAIDVFSKEPPEHQPYYDYENVLVTPHIAGNTYESSLRMGNVVVDNVLAVKDGAQPPDPVTPQHLYESMLSMGVKAMFGRDKRVPQQALCD
- a CDS encoding PTS sugar transporter subunit IIB gives rise to the protein MEKKTVIVCCASSMITSTMAVAKVKEVAASIGAPEPKIIQCKFSEVQGNLVSNRVDFIVPTGKLKGVETGGIPVVKGTAFITGIGEDKAKAKIAEWLQAQ